The following are from one region of the Noviherbaspirillum sedimenti genome:
- the pheS gene encoding phenylalanine--tRNA ligase subunit alpha has protein sequence MNPLEQLVIQAQADFAAAQDAAALENAKAKYLGKTGQITEQMKGLGKLAPEERKAQGAVINAAKEQIENALTARRDALANAQLEARLNAEAIDVSMPGRGRGVGGIHPVMRTWQRVEEIFASIGFDVADGPEIETDWNNFTALNSPENHPARSMQDTFYIEEKDGAGKPLLLRTHTSPMQVRYARTHTPPIKVIAPGRTYRVDSDATHSPMFHQVEGLWIAEDISFADLKGVYLNFVKAFFETDDLQVRFRPSYFPFTEPSAEIDIAFGSGPLKGRWLEVSGAGQVHPTVVRNYGLDPEKYLGFAFGSGLERLTMLRYGINDLRLFYEGDLRFLKQFN, from the coding sequence ATGAATCCCCTAGAACAACTCGTCATCCAGGCGCAGGCTGATTTCGCCGCCGCGCAGGATGCCGCCGCGCTGGAAAACGCGAAGGCGAAATATCTCGGCAAGACCGGGCAAATCACCGAACAGATGAAGGGCCTGGGCAAGCTGGCGCCGGAAGAGCGCAAGGCCCAGGGCGCCGTCATCAACGCCGCCAAGGAACAGATCGAGAATGCGCTGACAGCGCGCCGCGATGCGCTGGCCAATGCGCAGCTGGAAGCGCGCCTGAACGCCGAAGCGATCGACGTCAGCATGCCGGGTCGCGGCCGTGGCGTCGGCGGCATTCACCCGGTGATGCGCACCTGGCAGCGCGTCGAGGAAATCTTTGCTTCGATCGGCTTCGATGTGGCCGACGGCCCCGAGATCGAGACCGACTGGAATAATTTCACCGCCTTGAACAGCCCGGAAAACCATCCGGCGCGTTCGATGCAGGATACTTTCTACATCGAGGAAAAGGATGGCGCCGGCAAGCCGCTGCTGCTGCGCACCCATACCAGCCCGATGCAGGTGCGCTACGCACGTACGCATACGCCGCCGATCAAGGTGATCGCGCCTGGCCGTACCTATCGCGTCGACAGCGATGCCACCCATTCGCCGATGTTCCACCAGGTCGAGGGCTTGTGGATTGCCGAAGACATCAGCTTTGCCGACCTGAAGGGCGTGTACCTCAATTTCGTCAAGGCCTTCTTCGAGACCGACGACTTGCAGGTGCGCTTCCGTCCCTCGTACTTTCCCTTCACCGAACCGTCGGCCGAGATCGATATCGCCTTCGGCAGCGGTCCGTTGAAAGGGCGCTGGCTGGAAGTTTCCGGCGCTGGCCAGGTGCATCCGACGGTGGTGCGCAATTATGGCCTGGACCCGGAAAAATACCTTGGCTTTGCCTTTGGTTCCGGCCTGGAGCGCCTGACCATGCTGCGCTACGGCATCAACGATTTGCGCCTGTTTTACGAGGGCGATTTGCGCTTCCTGAAGCAGTTCAATTGA
- the rplT gene encoding 50S ribosomal protein L20 — translation MPRVKRGVTARARHKKVLNAAKGYRGRRSTVYRIAKQAVMRAGQYAYRDRRNKKRVFRALWITRINAASRQHGLTYSVFMNGLKKASIELDRKVLADMAVMDKPAFAAIVNQVKAKIAA, via the coding sequence ATGCCTAGAGTTAAACGTGGGGTTACCGCACGCGCCCGTCACAAGAAAGTCCTCAACGCCGCCAAGGGTTACCGCGGCCGCCGCAGCACGGTCTACCGCATCGCCAAGCAGGCGGTCATGCGCGCAGGCCAATATGCCTACCGCGATCGTCGTAACAAGAAGCGCGTGTTCCGCGCACTGTGGATCACCCGTATCAACGCGGCTTCGCGTCAGCACGGTCTGACCTACAGCGTGTTCATGAATGGCTTGAAGAAAGCTTCGATCGAGCTGGACCGTAAAGTCCTGGCTGACATGGCTGTGATGGACAAGCCGGCATTTGCCGCGATTGTCAATCAGGTGAAGGCCAAGATCGCTGCGTAA
- the rpmI gene encoding 50S ribosomal protein L35 yields the protein MAKMKTKSSAKKRFRVRPGGTVKCGHAFKRHILTKKTTKNKRQLRGITNVHAADVVSVMRMMPFA from the coding sequence ATGGCAAAAATGAAGACCAAGAGCAGCGCGAAGAAGCGTTTTCGCGTGCGCCCGGGTGGAACTGTCAAATGTGGTCACGCTTTCAAGCGTCACATCCTGACCAAGAAAACCACCAAAAACAAGCGCCAATTGCGCGGTATCACCAACGTTCATGCTGCTGACGTCGTATCCGTCATGCGCATGATGCCGTTCGCCTAA
- the infC gene encoding translation initiation factor IF-3, producing the protein MATDKSHRINGEITAPEVRLSGVENEALGIVSLAEAFRLAEEANVDLVEIAPTAQPPVCRLMDYGKFKYQEQKKAHEAKLKQKIVLVKEVKFRPGTDDGDYNIKLRNLIRFLDEDGDKAKITLRYRGREMAHQDIGMRMLERLKADLEPYAQVEQFPKMEGRQMIMVLAPKKKK; encoded by the coding sequence ATAGCTACGGATAAATCGCATCGCATCAATGGCGAAATCACCGCACCTGAGGTGCGCTTGTCTGGTGTTGAAAACGAAGCCCTTGGCATCGTCAGTCTGGCCGAAGCTTTCCGCTTGGCCGAAGAAGCCAATGTGGACTTGGTGGAAATTGCGCCGACTGCGCAGCCGCCGGTATGCCGCTTGATGGATTACGGCAAGTTCAAATACCAGGAACAGAAAAAAGCGCACGAAGCCAAGCTCAAGCAAAAAATCGTCCTGGTCAAGGAAGTGAAATTCCGGCCGGGTACCGATGACGGTGACTACAACATCAAGCTGCGTAACCTGATCAGGTTCCTTGATGAAGACGGTGACAAGGCCAAGATCACATTGCGTTATCGCGGTCGCGAAATGGCGCATCAGGATATTGGCATGCGTATGCTGGAGCGTTTGAAAGCCGACTTGGAGCCGTATGCCCAGGTCGAGCAGTTTCCGAAGATGGAAGGCCGCCAGATGATTATGGTTCTGGCGCCGAAGAAGAAAAAGTAA
- the thrS gene encoding threonine--tRNA ligase, which translates to MVAIRLPDGSQRQFDAPVTVAQVAASIGAGLAKAALAGKVDGKLVDTSYLIEQDADLAIVTDKDADGLEVIRHSTAHLLAYAVKELFPDAQVTIGPVIENGFYYDFSYKRPFTPDDLLAIEKKMAELAKKDEPVTRTVLPRDEAVTYFKSIGEAYKAEIIASIPADQDVSLYAEGKFTDLCRGPHVPSTGKLKVFKLMKLAGAYWRGDSKNEMLQRVYGTAWAKKEDQEAYLHMLEEAEKRDHRKLGKALDLFHFQEEAPGLVFWHPKGWTVWQQVEQYMRSVYQQNGYQEVKAPQILDRSLWEKTGHWENYRENMFVTESENRNYALKPMNCPGHVQIYNSDMRSYRDLPLRYGEFGQCHRNEPSGALHGIMRVRGFTQDDGHIFCTEEQILEEVQAFHTQAMQVYADFGFSGISIKIALRPENRIGSDEVWDRAEDTLRNALKACGVTWEELPGEGAFYGPKIEYHLKDSLGRPWQVGTMQVDFSMPGRLGAEYVDVDNTRKVPVMLHRAIVGSLERFIGILIENHAGALPLWLAPVQVAVLNISDAQSDYAQSVAQNLKKQGFRVQLDLRNEKITYKIREHSVKKLPYIVVIGDKERDANTVAVRARGNVDLGVMPVDQLVERLKNEVDTKV; encoded by the coding sequence ATGGTTGCAATCCGACTTCCCGATGGTTCACAACGTCAATTCGATGCGCCGGTCACGGTGGCGCAAGTCGCCGCCAGTATCGGCGCGGGTCTTGCCAAGGCGGCGCTGGCCGGCAAGGTCGACGGCAAGCTGGTCGACACTTCCTACCTGATCGAGCAGGATGCCGATCTCGCCATCGTCACCGACAAGGATGCCGATGGCCTGGAAGTGATCCGCCATTCGACCGCGCACTTGCTGGCTTACGCGGTCAAGGAATTGTTTCCGGACGCCCAGGTGACCATCGGCCCGGTGATCGAGAACGGCTTTTACTACGATTTTTCCTACAAGCGCCCTTTCACCCCGGACGACTTGCTAGCGATCGAAAAGAAGATGGCGGAACTGGCAAAGAAGGACGAGCCGGTTACCCGCACGGTGTTGCCGCGCGACGAGGCGGTGACCTATTTCAAGTCGATCGGCGAAGCCTATAAGGCGGAAATCATTGCATCGATCCCGGCCGACCAGGATGTGTCGCTGTATGCCGAGGGCAAGTTCACCGACCTGTGCCGCGGTCCGCACGTGCCATCGACCGGCAAGCTGAAGGTCTTCAAGCTGATGAAGCTGGCTGGTGCCTACTGGCGCGGCGACTCGAAGAACGAGATGCTGCAGCGCGTGTATGGTACCGCCTGGGCCAAGAAGGAAGATCAGGAAGCCTACTTGCACATGCTGGAGGAAGCCGAGAAGCGCGATCACCGCAAGCTGGGCAAGGCGCTGGACCTGTTTCACTTCCAGGAAGAAGCCCCGGGCCTGGTGTTCTGGCACCCGAAGGGCTGGACCGTGTGGCAGCAGGTCGAGCAATACATGCGCAGCGTGTACCAGCAAAATGGTTATCAGGAAGTCAAGGCGCCGCAAATCCTTGATCGCAGCCTGTGGGAAAAGACCGGCCACTGGGAAAACTATCGCGAAAACATGTTCGTGACCGAATCGGAAAACCGCAACTATGCGTTGAAGCCGATGAATTGCCCTGGGCATGTGCAGATTTACAACTCGGACATGCGCAGCTACCGCGACCTGCCGCTGCGTTATGGCGAATTCGGCCAGTGCCACCGCAACGAGCCATCCGGCGCGCTGCACGGCATCATGCGCGTACGCGGCTTTACCCAGGATGACGGCCATATTTTCTGCACCGAAGAGCAGATCCTGGAAGAAGTGCAGGCTTTCCATACCCAGGCCATGCAGGTGTATGCCGATTTCGGCTTTTCCGGTATTTCGATCAAGATCGCCTTGCGCCCGGAAAACCGCATCGGCTCGGACGAAGTCTGGGATCGTGCGGAAGATACCCTGCGCAATGCGCTCAAGGCTTGCGGCGTGACCTGGGAGGAATTGCCGGGTGAAGGCGCTTTTTACGGTCCGAAGATCGAATACCACCTGAAGGATTCGCTGGGTCGCCCATGGCAGGTTGGCACCATGCAGGTCGATTTCTCGATGCCGGGCCGCCTCGGTGCGGAGTATGTCGATGTCGACAATACCCGCAAGGTGCCGGTGATGCTGCATCGGGCAATTGTTGGCTCTTTGGAGCGTTTTATCGGCATTTTGATCGAAAATCACGCCGGCGCGCTGCCTTTGTGGCTGGCGCCGGTGCAGGTTGCCGTCTTGAACATTTCGGATGCGCAGTCTGATTATGCGCAAAGCGTCGCACAAAACCTGAAAAAACAAGGGTTTAGGGTTCAGCTCGATTTGCGTAACGAGAAAATAACCTATAAAATACGCGAGCATTCTGTTAAAAAGCTGCCTTACATCGTCGTCATCGGCGACAAGGAGCGGGATGCCAACACCGTGGCCGTGCGTGCGCGAGGGAATGTCGATCTGGGTGTCATGCCCGTCGATCAGCTGGTGGAACGCCTGAAAAACGAGGTCGATACCAAAGTCTGA